AGCCCGCGAGCTTCATTTCATACGTCGTGTAGTACGTGCCGTCGTCCATCTGCATAAGCACCAGAAAATCGGCGAGCCGCCGCGCGATGTCGCGCTCCGCGTCGGTCACAATGCCGCGCGGCTTTTCGCAAAGCGCCAGCAGACCGAGCGAACTCGCGCCCAGAATCGACAGCCCGTTCTGACGCACCGAGAGTGCATCCGCCGCGAAGAGCGGCGCACGCGTGATCGACCACATGTAGCTCGCCGATCGCTCCGCCGCGTCGAGGCGGCGCGCGTCGGGCAGCATGTTGTGCGCGGCGTAGAGCCCGTAGGCCGCCGCCGCGTGGCGCACCACGCCGTAATGCAGCGGAAAATTTTCGGCGTCGCGGACGGGATAGTAGAGATAGGTGAACTTGCCTTCGTCGCTTGTCGTGCGCACCACCCAGTCCGTCGCCTCGGCGGTGGCGAGCGCGAGCTCGTCGCGCGTGGGCGGGCCGTCTTTCGGCGCGAGACTGCGATAAAGCGCGCGCGGCTCGGCGTTCATCGCGTCCTGAATGAACGACGCCGTGCGGAACGTGTACAGGTTCGCGTGCTGCCAGCCGTCTGCGCCGCGCCCGGCCGCACGGCCCAGCAGGGCCATCTGCTTTTCGAGACGACGGCGCTTGCGTCCCTCGCCTTCGCCCACGTCCCAGTCGTTCACGATGATGTCCCACGGCGGCTGCACCACCAGCTCGCCGTCCTTTTGCAGGATCAGCCCGTCGAGCCCCGTTTCGATGTCGAGCTTTTTCGCCTCGCTCCTGGTCTTCAACGTGCGCAGCGATGTGAGCAGGTCGATCTTCACGTGCGCTTGGTCGGCGACCGCGCGCAGTCTCGCGGCGTCGGGGTGCGTGCGCAGGCGCGAAACTGCCTGTGCCCACGCCTCCGGCGCGTCGTCGAGTTCGCTTTGCACGAAAATCGGATCCAGCGGCGGCGCGAAGACGGAGAGAAAGACGATCGTGCGTCCCGCGAGCGGCGCGGGCGGGCGATCGGCCACGGCGGCGGGATCGCGCAGCGCGGCGCGCACGGCCTCGGCCATGGCGCGGCGGTTGGCGTCGGACAGGCCGAAACGCGTTTTGATACGCTCGATGCGCGGCAGATCGGTGATGTCCGCCGCGGGCCACGGATGCCACCACCATGACAACGCGAACGCGATGACGGCGAGAACGGAGAGAATCGCGCGGCGCTTTGTCATGGTCGGGCGTTCGGTCATGGTCCGGCGATCTTAGGGACGGGTGCGCGCGGCGCAAGGGGCTGAGGTGTCGAAGCAGTGGCGAGCCATCGGTACGGTGCGTATACTGTCGACGATCCCGCTTTCAAACGTGGAGAGCGCTAGATGCTCAAGAGGCTTCAGCTTGTCGGCGTCGGGCCCGCGCCCCGGATGCAGGTCGAATTCGGCGATCGACTCAATCTTCTCACCGGCGACAACGGGCTGGGCAAGTCCTTTCTGCTTGATGCCGCGTGGTGGGCGCTGACCCGAAACTGGGCGGGAAATGCCGCGCGACCGCGTGACGAGGCCCCCACGGCCTCGATAGCCGTGAGAGTCAAAGCCAGAACAAACGCTGTTGAAACCAAGTGGGTGTTTCGACACCCACAGCAATCGTGGGTGAAATCCCAAGGACGACCGGTCATGCCGGGAGTCGTTGTGTACGCCCGCGTGGATGGGGGATTTTCCGTTTGGGATCCGACGCGTCACTATTGGCGGATAGCGCCATCCGTCGGCGTGGATGACCCCGATCGACTCCCCGCACTTCACTTCGAATCCTCGGCTTTGTGGAACGGACTCGAAAAAAACGGACGAAGGACTTGCGAGGGACTCATTCGCGATTGGGTGCTCTGGCAGACGTCCAACGATTCGAGTTTGTTCGACAATTTGAAACAGGTGCTTCGCGCACTGTCATCCCCCGAGGAACCGATCGAACCGGATCAGCCGGTACGGGTCTCCCTCGATGATGGCTTTGACACGCCGACCATTCGCACGAGCTACGACCGTCGGGTTCCATTGACGCACGCGTCGGCGGCCGTTCGAAGAGTCTGTGGACTTGCGTATCTGCTCGTATGGGCCTGGCGCGAACACATCAAGGGCTCAAAGGTTCTTCGAAAGAGACCGGAGAATCGACTCGTTCTGCTAATTGACGAACCGGAGACGCACCTGCATCCCAAATGGCAACGAGCAATCATCCCGGCGGTCTTCCGCGCCGCGAAAGCCATGATGCAGCTCGAGCAGGTGAAGATCCAACTGATCGCGGCCACGCATTCTCCGCTCGTTTTGGCGTCCGTCGAACCCGAGTTCGATCCCAAAACGGATTCGCTGATCGACCTTCAGATCGTTCCCCCGAAGAACGGCGGATTCGCGAAAGTCGAAGCCAATACCGTCGAGTGGCAACGGCGCGGCGACGTGACCGCTTGGCTGACAAGCGAAATCTTCGAACTGCGTCAGGCGCGCTCCCGCGAAGCGGAAGAGGCCATCGAGCAGGCGTCCAAATTGCTGTCGGCGTCGCCTCCGGATTCGAAAGCTCTGAAAGAACTCGACCGACGTCTGCGAAAACTACTCGGAGAACTGGATTCGTTCTGGATCGGGTGGCGATACGCGGGAGAGAAGGGCGGCTGGTTGAAGCGAAACGGCTCCGTGAAATGATTCCCGTACGTCGCCGACCCGAGCCGGCGTCGTTCGACGCAATGGTGCGCCAACCGGGCTCGGCGTGGTTGCGAAGCGTGGGTATCAGCCCCACCGATTGGAAGCCGGGATCAAGGATCTGGCGCAAGTGCCTGGACGACCTGCACCGCGAGTATGCGGGAGTCTGCGCGTATCTGTGCATCTTCATCGAGCCGGTGACCGGCGCGAAATCCGTGGACCACTTTGTCCCCAAATCGATCGATCCGAACCTCGCCTTTGAGTGGTCAAATTATCGACTCGCATGCATGACGATGAACGGTCGCAAGAGCAAACGCTCTGTTCCGCTCGATCCGTTCCGCTTGCGTCGCGAGACGTTTCACCTGGAACTCGTCACGGGGCGGATTTATCCGAACCCCGACCGATCCATGATCCTTCGGAGAAAGGCGCAGGCCATGATCGACCTGCTCGGCCTGGATGACGGAGAATGTCGAGCCATCCGTGCAGCGTGGTGGAACCGCTACATCTTGTGCTTTTCATGTCCTAGCGGTTCCACGTATCTTCGAGACAGTGCCCCATTCGTCTATTCCGAGGCTAAACGTCAGGGAATGCTGTAACTCAGCGCCTCACACCTTCTTTCGCGTCCACGCGCCGAGCGAAAACACGAACGCGAGCACGACGCCCTTGGCGATGGTGGAGATGGAGATCGCCCACCACACGCCGTCGACGCCGATCATCGGCTCCAGCCACGCAGCCAACGGCGCACGGGCGAGCGTGAGCGGAATGACGATCGCCATCGGCACCCAGGTGTAGCCCGCGCCGGAGAACACGCCGATCAGCACGAGTTCGCACGCCATGAAGATCTGGGACCAGCCCACGATGCGCAGATAGCCCGACGACGCCTCGATCACCGCGGGGTCGCTCGCGAACACCGACGCCACGACATGCGGTGCGAAGATCAGCGCGGCGGCGTAGATCGACGCGGGAATCGCCAGCAGGCCCAGCGCCGTCCATCCCGCGGCCATGGCGCGGCGCGGATTTTTCGCGCCGAGGTTCTGCCCGACGATGGGCCGGATCGTCGCGCCCATGCCCATCGAGCCGAAAAAGATGAGCCCTTCCACCGTGTGGCCGATGCGCAGCGCCGCGACGTTTTCGGTGCCGTGCGCCGTGGTGTAGCGCGTCAGGAACATGTACACGAGCGGAAACAGCACGCCCTCCACCGCCTGCGGCAGGCCGATCACGCAGATGCGCCCGAATACGTTCCAGTCGGGCCATGGGCGACCATGCGCGCGCACGGTGAAACCGTGGGGCTTGGGCCACAACAAAATCGTCAGCGCGACGGCGACGTAGGCGACGCGCGACGCGGCGAACGCGATGCCCGCGCCCTCGGTGCCGAGTTTCGGCGCGCCGAGATTTCCGAACATGAAGACCCAGTCGAAGACAAAGGTGACGACGAGCGCGAGCACCATGAGCTGCATGGGACGCACCGTGTCGCCGGTCGCAAAAAAGATCTGGCCCGACGTGAGAAACAGGAACGCGAACGGCGCGGACGCAAGCACCCAGCGCAGGTACGACCACCCCACCGCGTGCACCTCGGGCGTGACCTTCATGAGGCGCGCGAAAATGTCGGGCGCGAAGTGCCACGTCACCGCGCCGTACACGATCGAAACGAGCACGGTGAGCAACAGGCTCTGATACGCGGTGCGCTCGGCCTCGTGGATGTCGTGCTCGCCGATACGCCGCGACACGATGGCGGCGGTGCCCATCGACACGAGGTTCGCGAAACCGAAGACCATCCACATGAGGAACGCGCCGGTGGAGAGGCCCGCCAGCGCGACGTCGCCCAGCCGCCCGGCGAACGCGGTGTCCACGAAGTTGAAGCCCCAGATCAGATACATCATGCCCATCGCCGGGGCGGCGAGGTGCGTGATGAGCCGCCACGGGGGCTCGACCCCGGTGATGCGTTTGGTATGGGCGATGAGTTTTTTCATGCGGCGGCGGAGTCTAGCAGCGGTGGGGAAACGGCGAAATGGCGGGGTCGAATTGCGCGGACGGTGTTTCGTGAACACCTGCGCGGCGGACGGGGGAACGAAATCGGCGTGACAAGGACCACTATTGAGACCATAATTGAGACTGAATAGAAACTCCGGAGTGCCCCCATGCGTTCGCTACGACTCAATGAGGATGTGGTTCCGGCGAAGGACTTCAAAGCCCGGCTCTCGGCGTGGCTCGCGCATGTGTCGAAGACTCGCCGCCCTCTCCTGATCACGCTCAACGGCAAGCCTGCCGGCGTTCTGATCGATCCGCGCGACTTCGACGAAGCACAGGAACGCGCTCGTTTCCACGAAGCTGTGCGTCAGGGTATGGACGACGCCGAGGCGGGCCGGTTCGTGACCGATCGCGAACTGGACGCTTTGCTCGATGCCGCGATCGAGAAGGGACGCCGATGAACGTCCGCTGGACGCGGCGCGCCGCCTTCGACCTCGCGGCAATTGCCACGTTCATCGTCGCGGACAACCCGGTCGCGGCGAAGCGGCTGGTAAAATCCATCCGCGCCTCCGCGAAGAAACTCGCGCGGTTTCCGCGGATGGGCCGCGTCGTCCCTGAATTCGGGGACGAGACGGTCCGTGAGATCGTCGTCGGGAACTACCGCATCGTTTATCGCATCGGGGAGAAAACAATCGACGTCCTCACGGTTTTCGAGGGACATCGGTTGATGCCGGTCGATCTTCGCGCACCGGACGGGTCCGACTGATCGAGCGGCCATCGCCCCCGCATGAACCTCGCCGAAATCATCTTGCCCGCGCCGGCAACTGTGGTACGTTTCCGCGATGATGAATGAAATCGCCGACCATGGCCTCGGTCGACCGCTCGCGGGCGTGCGCGTCGTCAACACCCGCGCGGCGGATCAGGCCGGTCCGCTCACCGAGCGCCTCGGGGCGCTGGGCGCGATCGTCCACGAACTTCCCTTGATCCGCATCGCGCCGCCCGACGATCCGGGCGCACTGGTCCGCGCGGTGGCGCGTCTCGAAAACTACGACTGGATCGTGTTCACGAGCGTGAACGCGGTCGAGGCGCTATGGCGCGCCGTGAAGGAAAACGACATGTGCGCCGCGGACCTGCTGGGCGTGCAGATCGCGGCGGTGGGCGCGGCGACGGCGGCGCGGCTCACGGAGCTTGGCATCCGCGTGGATGTCGTGCCCGAACACTTCGCGGCCGAATCGCTGATTCCCGCGCTCAAGGAGGCGACCGATCCGGAGCGGCTACGCTTCCTGCTTCCGCGCGGCGACCTCGCCCGCTCGTTCCTGCCCGAGGCCCTGCGCGATCTGGGCGCGGCGGTGGATGAGATCGTCGCGTACCGCACCGTGCCCGACGAGTCGTCCGCGCTGCGCCTGCGCGAACTGGTCGCCGCGGGCGAGGCCGACGCGGTGGTGTTCACCAGCTCGTCCACCGTGGAAAACTTCGTCGCTATGCTCGGCGCGCCGCTCGCCCGCGAGATCTCCTCGCGCGCGGTGTTCGCTTCGATCGGTCCGCAAACCAGCAAGACCCTTGCCGATTTCGGGTTGCCGTGCGCGGTCGAGGCCGTTCCCCACGATGTCCCCGGCCTTGCGGACGCGCTGGCCCGGCACTTCGCGCGACGCTGATCCCAAATTCCACGCGCGTTCGTCGCGTAGCCCACCAAAGGTTGGATTTGTCCGTCGCGAAGGTTGACCTCTTCGACCACGACCGTTTAAAAACCTCGGTCATGTCTGTCTCGGGACGATCTATAAAACGCATCGCGTCGCTCCTCGCGGCGATCGCCGTCCTGGCGA
This portion of the Deltaproteobacteria bacterium genome encodes:
- a CDS encoding AAA family ATPase, with the translated sequence MLKRLQLVGVGPAPRMQVEFGDRLNLLTGDNGLGKSFLLDAAWWALTRNWAGNAARPRDEAPTASIAVRVKARTNAVETKWVFRHPQQSWVKSQGRPVMPGVVVYARVDGGFSVWDPTRHYWRIAPSVGVDDPDRLPALHFESSALWNGLEKNGRRTCEGLIRDWVLWQTSNDSSLFDNLKQVLRALSSPEEPIEPDQPVRVSLDDGFDTPTIRTSYDRRVPLTHASAAVRRVCGLAYLLVWAWREHIKGSKVLRKRPENRLVLLIDEPETHLHPKWQRAIIPAVFRAAKAMMQLEQVKIQLIAATHSPLVLASVEPEFDPKTDSLIDLQIVPPKNGGFAKVEANTVEWQRRGDVTAWLTSEIFELRQARSREAEEAIEQASKLLSASPPDSKALKELDRRLRKLLGELDSFWIGWRYAGEKGGWLKRNGSVK
- a CDS encoding MATE family efflux transporter — its product is MKKLIAHTKRITGVEPPWRLITHLAAPAMGMMYLIWGFNFVDTAFAGRLGDVALAGLSTGAFLMWMVFGFANLVSMGTAAIVSRRIGEHDIHEAERTAYQSLLLTVLVSIVYGAVTWHFAPDIFARLMKVTPEVHAVGWSYLRWVLASAPFAFLFLTSGQIFFATGDTVRPMQLMVLALVVTFVFDWVFMFGNLGAPKLGTEGAGIAFAASRVAYVAVALTILLWPKPHGFTVRAHGRPWPDWNVFGRICVIGLPQAVEGVLFPLVYMFLTRYTTAHGTENVAALRIGHTVEGLIFFGSMGMGATIRPIVGQNLGAKNPRRAMAAGWTALGLLAIPASIYAAALIFAPHVVASVFASDPAVIEASSGYLRIVGWSQIFMACELVLIGVFSGAGYTWVPMAIVIPLTLARAPLAAWLEPMIGVDGVWWAISISTIAKGVVLAFVFSLGAWTRKKV
- a CDS encoding type II toxin-antitoxin system Phd/YefM family antitoxin; its protein translation is MRSLRLNEDVVPAKDFKARLSAWLAHVSKTRRPLLITLNGKPAGVLIDPRDFDEAQERARFHEAVRQGMDDAEAGRFVTDRELDALLDAAIEKGRR
- a CDS encoding type II toxin-antitoxin system RelE/ParE family toxin — translated: MNVRWTRRAAFDLAAIATFIVADNPVAAKRLVKSIRASAKKLARFPRMGRVVPEFGDETVREIVVGNYRIVYRIGEKTIDVLTVFEGHRLMPVDLRAPDGSD
- a CDS encoding uroporphyrinogen-III synthase, with the translated sequence MMNEIADHGLGRPLAGVRVVNTRAADQAGPLTERLGALGAIVHELPLIRIAPPDDPGALVRAVARLENYDWIVFTSVNAVEALWRAVKENDMCAADLLGVQIAAVGAATAARLTELGIRVDVVPEHFAAESLIPALKEATDPERLRFLLPRGDLARSFLPEALRDLGAAVDEIVAYRTVPDESSALRLRELVAAGEADAVVFTSSSTVENFVAMLGAPLAREISSRAVFASIGPQTSKTLADFGLPCAVEAVPHDVPGLADALARHFARR